A region of the Conexivisphaerales archaeon genome:
TGTTGTTGACCATGGTTATCTGCTGCAGCATCGAGCCAAAGGAACCGAAAGGACTAGTATTACCAGCGATTGTTGCGTAGCAGGTAGATTGAATGTGTGTATAATCTTGGCCGAAGTTTGCTATTCCAAAATTGGCCAGTTTAGTTATGCTCCCGCCTATTGCAGGTCTTTCGAGAATGCACTCTGCTGAAGACATAGCTGCATTGGAGACTGTCGCGCTCTTGCTGAAGGTCTGAGAACCATCGGTCAGGGTGACTGTAAAGGTTCCCGAATTGTAAGATACAACGACAGATACCGCATCACCCGGCTTTATCGCAACACTTGTGATGGTGACACTTGGAGACGGATAGAACTCATACCAGGCTGAATAGTAGGCCTTCCCGCTTGAACATTGGGCAAGAACACCTGCTTGTTCTACTGTACTGGAGTTGAAACCATCTATACCCGCCCACAGTGCCACGTAAGTGGTCTGACGAGAGCAGGATACGCTTGGTACAATGAACGAGCCTGAAACACTGGTAACGCTACCCGCTGATGTAACCACTGCATAACCACTCCAATTAAGGCTGTAGTTGTTTGCTTCAGCGG
Encoded here:
- a CDS encoding G1 family glutamic endopeptidase gives rise to the protein MSSGSTSVSKTAALTSFILLLFLSFTITAPLYSQTFGPRTAEANNYSLNWSGYAVVTSAGSVTSVSGSFIVPSVSCSRQTTYVALWAGIDGFNSSTVEQAGVLAQCSSGKAYYSAWYEFYPSPSVTITSVAIKPGDAVSVVVSYNSGTFTVTLTDGSQTFSKSATVSNAAMSSAECILERPAIGGSITKLANFGIANFGQDYTHIQSTCYATIAGNTSPFGSFGSMLQQITMVNNRGKILAAPSPISIDGSSFTITWYSSS